The proteins below are encoded in one region of Tautonia rosea:
- a CDS encoding YjhG/YagF family D-xylonate dehydratase, whose product MDRNRLFDFSEIVEAPAECLEVQTRAEGPEGALPLTDEMLRSWPSGDLFGLSQNTGMGWEPSTSANDPFLILSTQGGLRDDHGRPIALGYHTGHWEIGLLVRAAAEELRRIGALPFAGAVTDPCDGRTQGTTGMMDSLPYRNDAAIVMRRLIRSLPRRRGVIGVATCDKGAPAMLMALAGSKQLPCVFVPGGVTLPPSRGEDAGKIQTIGVRYVHGELTLAEAADLGCRACATPGGGCQFLGTAATTQVVAEALGMTVPHAALAPSGQPIWEDMARRSARAVASMANRGIPLSSILTDTAVRNAMVVHAAFGGSTNLLLHIPAIAFSAGLQRPTVDDWQAVNRRVPRLVNVLPNGPDDHPTVRVFLAGGVPEVMLHLRDLGLIDDSVPTVSGGSLGQVLDWWQASERRVRLRDTLHRLDGVDPDDVIMNPGRARERGLTSTVTFPIGNLAPLGSVVKSTAIDPSVVDDDGVYRKVGPARVFTRERDAIAAIKGQGGQTAIAPGDVIVLMGRGPMGAGMEETYQITSALKHLPFGKHVAVITDARFSGVSTGACLGHVGPEALAGGPIGRVRDGDLIRIEVDRVRLVGRVDLVGIGSDEFGPERGEEILLERSPHPDLSPDPDLPDDTHLWAALQSLSGGTWGGCVYDAEAILAAIGTRGVGDHLNAPTR is encoded by the coding sequence ATGGACCGGAATCGCTTATTCGACTTCTCCGAGATCGTCGAAGCCCCCGCTGAGTGTCTCGAAGTCCAGACCCGTGCTGAGGGGCCTGAAGGCGCTCTTCCCTTAACAGACGAGATGCTCCGCTCCTGGCCCTCGGGTGATCTGTTCGGACTCTCACAAAACACGGGAATGGGATGGGAGCCTTCGACCTCCGCAAACGACCCGTTCCTCATTCTCAGCACTCAGGGTGGCCTTCGAGACGATCATGGCCGGCCGATTGCCCTCGGCTACCATACCGGACACTGGGAAATCGGCCTGCTCGTGCGAGCCGCTGCAGAGGAGCTACGCAGGATCGGCGCCTTACCGTTTGCCGGAGCCGTGACCGACCCTTGCGACGGTCGGACCCAGGGCACAACCGGCATGATGGATAGCCTCCCCTATCGCAACGATGCCGCCATCGTCATGCGGCGGCTCATCCGATCCCTCCCCCGCCGCAGGGGAGTCATCGGGGTCGCAACCTGTGACAAGGGGGCTCCCGCCATGCTGATGGCATTGGCCGGCTCGAAGCAGCTTCCTTGCGTCTTCGTTCCTGGTGGCGTGACCCTACCGCCTTCCCGAGGAGAAGACGCCGGCAAGATCCAAACGATCGGCGTACGCTATGTTCATGGTGAGCTGACCCTGGCCGAGGCCGCCGACCTCGGCTGCCGAGCCTGTGCCACTCCCGGCGGCGGCTGCCAGTTCCTCGGCACGGCCGCCACCACGCAGGTAGTCGCCGAGGCGCTGGGGATGACCGTCCCGCACGCGGCCCTTGCCCCCTCCGGACAACCGATCTGGGAGGACATGGCCCGCCGATCCGCCCGCGCCGTCGCCTCCATGGCCAACCGGGGCATTCCTCTCTCCAGCATCCTCACCGATACTGCCGTCCGCAACGCGATGGTCGTCCATGCCGCCTTCGGAGGTTCGACGAACCTCTTGCTGCACATCCCGGCCATTGCCTTCTCGGCCGGATTACAACGTCCGACCGTCGACGATTGGCAAGCGGTCAACCGCCGGGTGCCTCGGCTCGTTAACGTCCTGCCGAACGGGCCGGACGACCACCCGACCGTCCGCGTCTTCCTCGCCGGAGGAGTTCCCGAGGTCATGCTCCACCTCCGCGACCTGGGATTGATCGACGACTCCGTCCCGACTGTTTCCGGGGGATCGCTGGGTCAGGTGCTTGACTGGTGGCAGGCTTCCGAACGACGGGTCCGTCTTCGCGACACCTTGCACCGGCTCGACGGGGTCGATCCGGACGATGTCATCATGAATCCCGGTCGTGCCCGAGAACGCGGCCTGACCAGCACAGTGACCTTCCCGATCGGCAACCTCGCGCCGCTCGGGTCGGTGGTCAAGAGCACTGCCATCGACCCCAGCGTGGTCGACGACGATGGCGTCTACCGCAAGGTTGGTCCGGCTCGCGTCTTCACCCGAGAGCGTGACGCCATCGCCGCGATCAAAGGGCAGGGGGGGCAAACTGCCATCGCTCCCGGAGACGTCATTGTCCTCATGGGACGCGGCCCGATGGGAGCCGGCATGGAAGAAACCTACCAAATCACCTCCGCCTTGAAACATCTCCCCTTCGGCAAGCATGTGGCCGTGATCACCGATGCCCGCTTCTCCGGCGTCTCGACCGGAGCCTGCCTTGGCCACGTCGGACCCGAGGCCTTGGCCGGCGGTCCGATCGGGCGGGTCCGCGACGGTGACCTGATCCGGATCGAGGTCGATCGCGTTCGCCTGGTCGGTCGGGTTGATCTGGTCGGCATCGGATCGGACGAATTCGGACCCGAACGCGGCGAGGAGATTCTCCTGGAACGTTCGCCCCACCCCGACCTCTCTCCCGATCCCGATCTCCCCGACGATACCCACCTCTGGGCCGCGCTCCAGTCACTCAGCGGCGGGACCTGGGGAGGTTGCGTCTACGATGCCGAGGCCATTCTCGCCGCCATCGGCACGCGAGGGGTCGGCGATCACCTCAACGCTCCAACCCGATGA
- a CDS encoding Sec-independent protein translocase subunit TatA/TatB — MLYAFLPGVGPQEMVVIAILGVLLFGKRLPEVGKSLGKGIAEFRRGFSGVENELRSIGRQASSTSPTPMRSYSSSTSSAAPAVTNDLTPDPTVPKFEPPTAAPSPAPRGQTASAYDPQPYHD, encoded by the coding sequence ATGCTCTATGCCTTTCTCCCCGGGGTTGGCCCGCAGGAGATGGTCGTAATCGCGATCCTCGGCGTCTTGCTGTTCGGCAAGCGGTTGCCGGAAGTGGGGAAGTCGCTGGGCAAGGGAATCGCTGAGTTCCGCCGAGGATTCAGTGGTGTTGAGAACGAACTGAGGTCGATCGGCCGCCAGGCAAGTTCGACCTCACCGACACCCATGCGATCGTACAGCAGCTCGACCTCCAGTGCTGCTCCGGCCGTCACCAATGATCTCACCCCCGATCCGACGGTTCCCAAGTTCGAGCCGCCGACCGCCGCCCCCTCCCCTGCCCCTCGGGGCCAGACGGCTTCGGCCTACGATCCGCAACCTTACCACGACTGA
- a CDS encoding Sec-independent protein translocase subunit TatA/TatB, whose protein sequence is MFQDLFIVAVLHMFGPWEMAAIAMVSLLIFGNRLPGVMRSLGKSVTEFKKGMNSIEEEIEEGATADAKKPEAATKDV, encoded by the coding sequence ATGTTCCAGGACCTGTTCATCGTCGCCGTTCTTCACATGTTTGGCCCCTGGGAAATGGCGGCGATCGCCATGGTCTCGCTCCTGATTTTCGGCAATCGCCTGCCCGGCGTGATGCGATCGCTGGGCAAGAGTGTGACCGAGTTCAAGAAGGGGATGAACAGCATTGAAGAAGAGATCGAAGAAGGCGCAACCGCTGACGCGAAGAAGCCCGAGGCTGCGACCAAGGACGTCTGA
- the ilvD gene encoding dihydroxy-acid dehydratase: MAFDTRHRSRILLDGPSRAAARSYLKAIGFTDDDLRKPIIGIANTWTETMNCNYHLRTLAEDVKRGIREAGATPMEFNTVAISDGITMGTEGMKTSLVSREVIADSIELMGRGHYFDAVICLAACDKTMPGSAMGLLRLDVPGLVLYGGSIAPGHYHGKDVTVQDVFEAIGAHSRGRMTDEELHELEGVACPGAGACGGQFTANTMALAFEFLGISPIGTASPPATDPRKKEVAYKAGKLVVEQLSKGLKPKELLTRLAFENAIAGVAATGGSTNAVLHLLAIAREVGVPLTIEDFDTVSTRTPTLADLKPGGRFVAADLDRAGGVPLVAKRLIEAGKLDGSQRTPSGRTIAEESAVAVEEPGQEVVRSLDHPLKPTGGLVILKGNLAPEGCVIKVAGAERIYHQGPARVFDSEEEAMAAVLSDRIQPNDVVVIRYEGPAGGPGMREMLGVTAAIVGAGLGETVALMTDGRFSGATRGLMAGHVAPEAARGGPIAAVRDGDVITFDIANRRLDVSLSDDELKDRLSSWTAPKPKYETGVMAKYAALVSSASEGAVTRVPVPQPDPKI; encoded by the coding sequence ATGGCATTCGATACCCGCCACCGCAGCCGAATCCTACTCGATGGTCCGAGTCGAGCAGCCGCTCGGTCCTACCTCAAGGCGATTGGCTTTACCGATGACGACCTACGCAAGCCGATCATCGGGATCGCCAATACCTGGACCGAGACGATGAACTGCAACTACCACCTCCGCACCCTCGCGGAGGACGTGAAGCGAGGCATCCGCGAAGCCGGGGCCACGCCGATGGAGTTCAACACCGTTGCCATCAGCGACGGGATCACCATGGGCACCGAGGGGATGAAGACCAGCCTCGTCAGCCGAGAGGTAATCGCCGACTCGATCGAGCTGATGGGCCGAGGGCACTACTTCGATGCCGTCATCTGTCTGGCAGCCTGCGACAAGACGATGCCCGGTAGCGCCATGGGTCTGCTGCGGCTCGACGTGCCGGGCCTGGTCCTTTACGGTGGCTCGATCGCCCCGGGGCATTATCACGGCAAGGACGTAACCGTTCAGGATGTCTTCGAGGCGATCGGTGCTCACTCACGAGGCCGGATGACCGACGAGGAGCTGCATGAACTCGAAGGCGTAGCCTGCCCCGGTGCCGGCGCCTGCGGCGGTCAGTTCACCGCGAATACAATGGCGCTAGCCTTCGAGTTCCTCGGAATTTCTCCGATCGGGACCGCGAGTCCTCCGGCCACCGACCCGAGGAAAAAGGAAGTTGCGTACAAGGCCGGCAAGCTCGTCGTGGAACAACTGTCGAAGGGGTTAAAGCCGAAAGAGCTGCTGACCCGTTTAGCCTTCGAAAACGCGATTGCCGGTGTGGCTGCAACGGGGGGATCGACCAACGCCGTGCTCCACCTGCTTGCGATCGCCCGGGAAGTCGGCGTTCCCTTGACGATCGAGGATTTCGATACCGTCAGCACCCGAACTCCGACGCTGGCCGACCTGAAGCCAGGTGGGCGGTTCGTTGCCGCCGACCTCGACCGCGCTGGGGGCGTTCCCCTGGTGGCTAAGCGACTGATCGAAGCCGGGAAGCTCGATGGCTCGCAGCGGACTCCGAGCGGTCGGACGATCGCCGAGGAGTCGGCCGTGGCGGTCGAAGAGCCGGGGCAAGAAGTGGTTCGATCCCTGGATCACCCCCTGAAGCCGACCGGCGGACTGGTGATTTTGAAGGGGAACCTTGCTCCCGAGGGATGTGTGATCAAGGTTGCCGGCGCGGAGCGGATTTATCATCAAGGACCCGCGCGGGTGTTTGACTCTGAAGAAGAGGCGATGGCCGCAGTGCTCTCGGATCGGATTCAGCCGAACGACGTGGTGGTGATCCGCTACGAAGGTCCGGCGGGCGGTCCAGGGATGCGGGAGATGCTCGGCGTCACTGCGGCGATTGTGGGTGCGGGGCTGGGAGAAACTGTTGCCCTGATGACCGATGGCCGTTTCAGTGGCGCGACTCGAGGACTGATGGCCGGTCACGTGGCCCCGGAAGCGGCCCGAGGCGGACCGATCGCCGCGGTTCGAGACGGCGACGTGATCACTTTCGATATTGCCAACCGACGGCTGGACGTGTCCCTCTCTGATGACGAGCTGAAGGATAGACTGTCGTCCTGGACTGCCCCGAAACCGAAGTACGAGACCGGTGTCATGGCCAAGTATGCCGCCCTTGTCTCCTCGGCATCCGAGGGGGCCGTCACCCGTGTGCCGGTGCCCCAGCCCGACCCGAAAATCTGA
- a CDS encoding D-TA family PLP-dependent enzyme gives MPMLSPQEAAERYRIDDLAQIPSPSLVIFVDLVRENLRKMVEMVGDPARLRPHVKTHKMPAIVRMALEEGITKHKCATIAEAEMLAQAGAPDVLLAYQAVGPNVDRIVRLLTTYPKTTFRAVVDELEPARALSDAVSRVGRSIPTLIDLNVGMNRTGIIPGPEADALYAEIARLPGLEPDGLHAYDGHSSDPDLNQRRSLVMRIVEQVTAMRDRLEAQGLPVPRIVMGGTPPFPIYAGLDLPNLECSPGTVVLHDVGYGAKFTDLPFTPAALLLGRVASRPKPGLLCLDIGTKAVASDPMGDRVAVLGIPDAKLGRQNEEHLMVETPAAADFPPGTPVLAIPVHICPTCALHREALAIQGGTIVDRWPVIARDRTLTI, from the coding sequence ATGCCCATGCTCTCTCCCCAGGAGGCCGCCGAGCGCTACCGCATCGACGACCTCGCCCAGATTCCGAGTCCTTCGCTCGTCATCTTCGTAGACCTCGTCCGCGAGAACCTCCGCAAGATGGTCGAGATGGTCGGCGACCCCGCCCGACTTCGTCCTCACGTCAAGACGCACAAGATGCCGGCCATCGTTCGGATGGCCCTGGAGGAGGGCATCACCAAACACAAGTGCGCGACGATTGCCGAAGCCGAGATGCTCGCCCAGGCCGGCGCTCCCGACGTCCTTCTCGCCTACCAGGCGGTCGGGCCGAATGTCGATCGGATAGTGCGACTCTTGACGACCTATCCCAAGACCACCTTCCGCGCTGTCGTCGACGAGCTCGAACCCGCTCGGGCCCTCTCCGACGCCGTCTCCCGGGTCGGCCGATCGATCCCCACCCTCATCGACCTGAACGTTGGCATGAACCGGACCGGGATCATCCCCGGTCCCGAGGCCGACGCCCTCTACGCCGAGATCGCCCGACTTCCCGGTCTGGAACCTGACGGACTGCACGCCTACGACGGCCACTCCTCCGATCCCGACCTCAACCAGCGCCGATCACTCGTGATGCGCATCGTCGAGCAGGTCACGGCCATGCGAGACCGGCTCGAAGCTCAGGGGCTTCCTGTCCCTCGGATCGTTATGGGAGGCACACCGCCGTTCCCGATCTACGCAGGACTGGACTTACCAAACCTCGAATGCTCTCCGGGAACGGTGGTCCTGCACGATGTCGGCTACGGCGCGAAATTCACGGACCTTCCCTTTACTCCGGCGGCCCTGCTCCTCGGCCGCGTGGCGAGCCGACCGAAGCCGGGCTTACTCTGCCTCGACATTGGGACCAAGGCCGTCGCCTCCGACCCGATGGGCGACCGCGTTGCAGTGCTCGGGATTCCCGACGCCAAGCTGGGTCGCCAGAATGAGGAGCACCTCATGGTCGAAACGCCTGCTGCCGCGGACTTTCCCCCTGGCACTCCCGTTCTCGCCATCCCCGTCCATATCTGCCCAACCTGCGCCCTTCATCGCGAGGCCCTTGCCATTCAGGGCGGAACGATCGTCGATCGCTGGCCAGTGATCGCGAGGGACCGAACCCTCACGATCTGA
- a CDS encoding sugar phosphate isomerase/epimerase family protein — translation MEPCINQATTLGTPFEADLPAYSRVGWQAVELWMTKLEEFLRTHSISEARSMLEGEGLRPVAASFQGGLMLSQGAERATHWDHFRRRLDLLADLGVPTLVVVPDFVSVPGPDDLARSAASITEAAELAATKGVRLALEFQKTARFCASLDTTLALIAQSGAPNVGVCFDAFHYYTGPSKFEDLGYLTAENLALVQLSDLSGVPRELASDSDRIFPGDGDLPLGPILEHFGRIGYQGPVSLEVLNPLFWEMPADRVVGIALQAMERTLGDWLTLPESEAPEAEG, via the coding sequence ATGGAGCCGTGCATCAACCAGGCCACGACGCTCGGCACGCCGTTTGAGGCAGACCTTCCCGCGTACAGTCGGGTTGGCTGGCAAGCCGTCGAGCTCTGGATGACGAAGCTGGAGGAGTTCCTCCGGACCCACTCGATTTCCGAGGCACGATCGATGCTCGAAGGGGAGGGACTTCGTCCTGTGGCAGCCTCGTTTCAAGGTGGGTTGATGCTCTCTCAAGGAGCGGAACGGGCCACTCACTGGGACCATTTTCGGCGTCGGCTCGACCTGCTGGCCGATCTGGGGGTGCCGACCCTGGTGGTGGTACCTGACTTCGTTTCCGTGCCAGGTCCGGACGATCTGGCTCGGTCAGCCGCATCGATCACCGAAGCGGCCGAACTCGCGGCGACCAAAGGGGTGCGGCTAGCCCTCGAATTCCAAAAGACCGCCCGCTTCTGTGCGAGCCTTGATACGACGCTTGCCCTGATTGCCCAAAGCGGTGCGCCGAACGTCGGGGTTTGCTTCGATGCGTTCCATTACTACACAGGACCGAGCAAGTTTGAGGATCTCGGATATTTGACGGCCGAGAACCTTGCCCTTGTGCAACTGAGCGACCTGAGTGGCGTCCCCCGAGAACTGGCGAGTGACTCGGATCGCATCTTTCCGGGAGACGGTGATCTTCCCCTGGGACCGATTCTCGAACATTTCGGCCGAATCGGTTATCAGGGGCCGGTTTCACTTGAAGTGCTGAACCCCTTATTCTGGGAGATGCCCGCCGATCGGGTGGTGGGTATCGCACTGCAGGCGATGGAACGAACGCTGGGAGACTGGTTGACGCTACCCGAATCCGAGGCACCGGAGGCGGAGGGCTAA
- a CDS encoding glycine--tRNA ligase — protein MDMEKIVSLCKRRGFIFPSSEIYGGINGFWDYGPLGVELKRNIKDAWWRDCVSGRDDMVGLDCSIIMNPKVWEASGHVGGFVDPMVDCRQSKERYRADQLYVFGLAREMPDPHSAQHAYEGATGRMFPDWVEVCVSGVGASPLDAWDAVRPKAAKLLKTKPANLGEPPAATTVLYLHLAPEQRDRVLGPAADEPGTLTAPRQFNLMFKTSVGALEDASSIAYLRPETAQGIFANFKNVVDTSRVKLPFGIAQIGKSFRNEITPRNFTFRSREFEQMEIEFFCRPEESEQWYAYWRNERFNWYVKHGLRSDRLRLRDHDPDELAFYSKATADIEYEFPFGVSELEGIAHRSDYDLKQHQQFSGKDLTYFDEESKQRFLPHVIEPSAGADRGTLAFLCEAYTEDEVGGESRTVLKFHPRFAPIKAALFPLVKKDGMPEKAEAIYRDLKRRHNVFYDEKGAIGRRYRRQDEAGTPYCITVDGQTLTDGTVTIRDRDSLVQKRIASEGISRLVEDLLDGTTDIQAIGS, from the coding sequence ATGGACATGGAGAAGATCGTTTCCCTTTGTAAGCGTCGCGGGTTTATCTTCCCGTCGAGCGAGATTTACGGGGGAATCAACGGCTTCTGGGATTACGGCCCGCTGGGTGTCGAACTGAAGCGGAACATCAAGGACGCCTGGTGGCGCGACTGCGTTTCGGGACGGGATGACATGGTCGGGCTCGACTGCTCGATCATCATGAACCCGAAGGTCTGGGAGGCGTCCGGACACGTCGGCGGGTTCGTGGACCCGATGGTTGATTGCCGACAATCGAAGGAACGCTATCGGGCCGACCAGCTTTACGTCTTCGGTTTGGCCCGCGAGATGCCCGACCCGCACTCGGCCCAACATGCCTACGAAGGGGCAACCGGCCGGATGTTCCCGGATTGGGTCGAGGTCTGTGTTTCGGGAGTGGGCGCGTCGCCGCTCGACGCCTGGGACGCGGTGCGGCCGAAGGCGGCGAAGCTCTTGAAGACGAAACCGGCGAATCTGGGAGAGCCGCCCGCAGCGACAACGGTCCTCTATCTTCACCTCGCTCCCGAGCAGCGCGACCGTGTCCTGGGACCCGCGGCCGACGAGCCGGGCACGCTGACCGCCCCTCGGCAGTTCAACCTGATGTTCAAGACGAGCGTCGGGGCCCTGGAAGATGCGTCGAGCATTGCCTATTTGCGTCCCGAGACGGCGCAAGGGATCTTCGCCAACTTCAAGAACGTGGTGGACACGAGTCGGGTGAAGCTGCCGTTTGGGATCGCCCAGATCGGCAAGAGCTTCCGGAATGAAATCACGCCGAGGAACTTCACGTTCCGGTCCCGGGAGTTCGAGCAGATGGAGATTGAGTTCTTCTGCCGTCCCGAGGAGTCGGAACAGTGGTATGCTTACTGGAGGAACGAACGCTTCAACTGGTATGTGAAGCACGGTTTGCGGAGCGATCGGCTCCGGCTCCGGGATCACGACCCGGACGAGCTGGCCTTTTACTCGAAGGCAACGGCCGACATCGAGTACGAGTTCCCGTTTGGCGTCAGCGAGCTGGAAGGGATCGCCCATCGGAGTGATTACGACCTGAAGCAGCACCAGCAGTTCAGCGGAAAAGACCTGACGTACTTCGACGAAGAATCCAAGCAACGCTTCCTGCCGCACGTGATCGAGCCGTCGGCCGGTGCGGATCGAGGGACGCTGGCGTTCCTCTGCGAGGCGTATACCGAGGACGAGGTGGGCGGAGAATCACGCACCGTCTTGAAATTCCACCCAAGGTTTGCGCCGATCAAGGCGGCACTTTTCCCACTCGTCAAGAAGGACGGGATGCCGGAGAAGGCGGAGGCGATCTACCGCGATCTGAAACGACGACACAATGTCTTCTATGATGAGAAGGGTGCGATTGGCCGCCGTTATCGCCGCCAGGACGAGGCGGGAACACCGTACTGCATCACCGTGGATGGCCAGACACTGACCGATGGCACCGTGACGATCCGAGACCGCGATTCTTTGGTGCAGAAGCGCATTGCCTCGGAGGGGATATCTCGACTGGTAGAGGATCTGCTCGACGGTACAACCGACATCCAAGCGATCGGATCCTGA
- a CDS encoding 2-phosphosulfolactate phosphatase translates to MSANATVQVHLVPTLILEGALAGGVAVVVDVLRATSVMVRALASGCDAIIPCLEIEEARDVARALPSGSAVLAGERQGVAIEGFDFGNSPGDFTPDVCRGKTVVMTTTNGTRAILASLEADRVLIGAFANLRAIREELRNESRTVHIVCSGTDGLVSFEDTLLAGAIASHLDRVEGLSLGNDSARISARAWLSVTFGNENLDEVLRTGRGGLRVSELGLGRDIVEAGAVDTIGIVPELRRDPLRIVRAGATREGGIG, encoded by the coding sequence ATGAGTGCGAACGCAACGGTCCAGGTGCATCTGGTGCCGACCTTGATTCTCGAAGGGGCGCTGGCGGGGGGGGTGGCAGTGGTGGTCGATGTCTTGCGAGCGACCTCGGTGATGGTCCGGGCTCTGGCGTCGGGATGTGACGCGATCATCCCTTGCCTGGAGATCGAGGAGGCGAGAGACGTGGCTCGGGCCTTGCCCAGCGGTTCGGCCGTGCTGGCGGGAGAGCGTCAAGGGGTGGCGATCGAGGGGTTCGACTTCGGCAACTCTCCGGGAGATTTCACTCCAGACGTCTGCCGGGGGAAGACGGTCGTGATGACCACGACCAACGGGACGAGGGCGATTCTGGCGAGCCTGGAGGCCGATCGGGTCTTGATCGGAGCGTTTGCCAACCTGAGGGCGATCCGGGAGGAGCTGCGCAATGAGTCTCGAACGGTCCACATCGTCTGTTCGGGGACGGATGGCTTGGTCAGTTTTGAAGATACGCTGCTGGCTGGAGCCATCGCCAGTCATCTGGATCGGGTCGAGGGATTGTCGTTGGGAAACGACTCCGCCAGGATTTCGGCCCGAGCCTGGCTGAGCGTGACCTTTGGCAACGAGAATCTCGACGAGGTGCTTCGCACCGGCCGAGGAGGGCTGCGGGTGTCGGAACTCGGGCTGGGACGGGACATCGTCGAGGCCGGTGCGGTGGATACGATCGGCATCGTTCCGGAATTGCGGCGCGATCCGCTTCGAATTGTGAGGGCGGGGGCGACCAGAGAGGGCGGCATCGGTTAG